Proteins found in one Oribacterium sp. oral taxon 102 genomic segment:
- a CDS encoding biotin--[acetyl-CoA-carboxylase] ligase: MSVKTELIRLFTEKKGEYLSGEELAERLSCTRAAVWKAVEQLRKEGYEIAAAQNRGYMLSENNDLLSAEELGSYLGSGKQLRVYPEISSTNDVLKGFAVSEGAPAGTTILSDLQTGGKGRLGRRFFSPKGCGLYMSMLLRPEGSVTDNLILTAQSAVAVYRAVKRVCGIELGIKWVNDLYLDGRKVCGILSEGQANFETGKLDFVIVGIGLNVYEPEEGYPEELQEKAGSLLGKRSAGARVNRNLLAAELIREFYRLSQEQGLAKEYSEKNIVPGHRVRILDRGTVREADALRILPDGRLEVMETDGTKQALVYGEVSVRRGFLLDSSWI; encoded by the coding sequence ATGTCGGTAAAAACAGAGCTTATCAGGCTCTTTACAGAAAAAAAGGGGGAATATCTTTCGGGAGAGGAGCTCGCGGAGCGGCTCTCCTGTACGAGAGCCGCGGTCTGGAAGGCGGTGGAGCAGCTCCGGAAGGAGGGCTATGAGATCGCTGCGGCGCAGAACAGGGGGTATATGCTTTCGGAGAACAATGATCTTCTGTCGGCGGAGGAGCTCGGGAGCTATCTGGGAAGCGGGAAGCAGCTGCGGGTCTATCCGGAGATCAGCTCAACCAATGATGTCCTGAAGGGCTTCGCCGTATCGGAGGGAGCGCCAGCGGGGACGACCATACTCTCTGACCTTCAGACAGGCGGGAAGGGAAGGCTCGGACGGCGCTTTTTCTCCCCGAAGGGCTGCGGGCTCTATATGAGTATGCTGCTTCGGCCGGAGGGCTCCGTCACGGACAATCTGATCCTGACGGCGCAGTCCGCAGTCGCGGTTTACCGTGCAGTGAAGCGTGTCTGCGGGATAGAGCTTGGAATCAAGTGGGTGAATGATCTCTATCTTGACGGACGGAAGGTCTGCGGCATACTTTCGGAGGGACAGGCAAATTTTGAGACGGGCAAGCTGGATTTCGTGATTGTCGGAATCGGACTCAATGTATACGAGCCGGAGGAGGGGTATCCGGAGGAGCTTCAGGAGAAGGCGGGCTCGCTTCTCGGGAAGCGTTCCGCGGGAGCGCGGGTAAACCGCAATCTTCTCGCAGCAGAACTCATACGGGAATTTTATCGCCTTTCGCAGGAACAGGGGCTGGCGAAGGAGTACAGCGAGAAAAATATCGTCCCGGGGCACCGGGTGCGTATACTGGATCGAGGGACGGTGCGGGAAGCTGACGCCCTGCGGATCCTTCCGGATGGGCGGCTGGAGGTAATGGAAACGGATGGGACGAAGCAGGCGCTGGTGTACGGGGAGGTTTCGGTTCGCAGAGGATTTTTGCTAGATTCGTCCTGGATATAG